The following proteins are co-located in the Triticum aestivum cultivar Chinese Spring chromosome 1A, IWGSC CS RefSeq v2.1, whole genome shotgun sequence genome:
- the LOC123043677 gene encoding soluble starch synthase 2-1, chloroplastic/amyloplastic isoform X2, with protein sequence MAATSSSFFAPPPAALLRHGASPRPTAAASPSSSFRCHGRLQRPSVRVPRRRPAIPAAARPVRFCVNGVYGWPAVLRGWTKRGSRKCLCAAGAHDDAVNQVGEDADHDDDDVRVSNEALRATIRKSREVLAMHRDLLDQLIQISEKKKLISVIEASSIHNGQEPFSGSPFSRSDAVSEGEEIGYDLQMYLDRRSQKSEIRSTHGESISGQHEYYGSLEDKLSYTDVNGSYSKDYEKGHSVTEEIDDNSSSSAAVDVMNIILVAAECAPWSKTGGLGDVAGALPKALSKRGHRVMAIVPMYGNYEEPRQIGEPKRYQVAGQDMEVKYYHAYIDGVDFVFIDNPIFHNVESEIYGGDRTVNFFLQDILKRMILLCKAAVEAPWCVPCGGFCYGDGNLVFIANDWHTALLPVYLKAYYRDNGFMIYARSVLVIHNIAHQGRGPLDDFSYLDLPSNYLDLFKHHDPFGGDHLNIFAAGIKAADRLLTVSHGYAWELKTPEGGWGLHGIINESDWKFQGIVNGIDTTDWNPRCDVHLKSDGYSNYSLVTVETGKAQCKAALQKELGLPVRGDVPVIAFIGRLDNQKGVDLIAEAMPWIAGQDVQVILLGTGRQDLEDTLRRLESQHYDRVRGWVGFSVRLAHRMTAGTDILLMPSRFEPCGLNQLYAMMYGTVPVVHAVGGLRDTVQHYNPYEEAGLGWTFENAEANRMIDALGHCLNTYRNYKSSWEGLRRRGMMQDLSWDTAAKRYEEVLVAAKYQW encoded by the exons ATGGCGGCCACCTCCTCCTCTTTCTTCGCCCCGCCCCCCGCGGCTCTGCTTCGCCACGGCGCTTCTCCCCGTCCTaccgccgcggcctccccctcctcctccttccgctgCCACGGCCGACTCCAGCGCCCGTCTGTTCGAGTCCCCCGCCGCCGCCCAGCGATCCCAGCGGCCGCCCGACCC GTGAGGTTTTGCGTCAATGGTGTCTATGGGTGGCCGGCGGTACTCAGGGGTTGGACTAAAAGGGGGTCGAGAAAGTGTTTATGCGCCGCTGGGGCACATGACGACGCTGTGAATCAAGTTGGCGAGGATGCCgaccacgacgacgacgatgtccGTGTTTCCAATGAGGCCCTCCGCGCCACCATCCGGAAGAGCAGAGAGGTGCTGGCGATGCACAGAGATCTACTTGATCAG CTTATTCAGATATCAGAAAAGAAGAAGCTCATCTCTGTTATTGAGGCCAGCTCCATTCATAATGGGCAAGAGCCATTCAGTGGTAGTCCCTTTTCACGCTCGGATGCAGTTTCAGAGGGCGAAGAGATTGGCTATGATCTTCAGATGTACCTTGACAGGCGTTCACAGAAATCCGAAATCCGTTCAACTCATGGAGAATCTATTAGTGGCCAGCATGAATACTATGGAAGTTTAGAAGACAAACTTTCCTACACTGATGTTAATGGATCATATAGCAAG GATTATGAAAAGGGACACTCAGTTACTGAGGAAATAGATGACAATTCATCTTCTTCGGCCGCTGTAGATGTTATGAATATCATATTGGTAGCTGCAGAATGTGCTCCTTGGTCGAAAACAG GTGGACTTGGGGATGTTGCCGGAGCTTTGCCTAAGGCTTTGTCAAAGAGAGGTCATCGTGTCATG GCGATAGTACCAATGTATGGGAACTATGAAGAACCTCGCCAAATAGGAGAGCCAAAGAGGTACCAGGTCGCAGGGCAG GATATGGAGGTAAAATATTATCATGCATACATAGATGGCGTGGATTTTGTGTTTATCGACAATCCTATCTTCCACAATGTTGAGAGTGAAATTTATGGTGGAGACCGAACA GTCAATTTTTTTCTGCAGGATATCTTGAAACGAATGATCTTATTGTGCAAAGCAGctgtagag GCTCCATGGTGTGTTCCATGTGGTGGTTTTTGCTACGGCGATGGAAATCTTGTATTCATAGCAAATGACTGGCACACTGCATTACTGCCTGTTTATTTGAAGGCTTATTATCGTGACAATGGTTTCATGATATATGCCCGCTCTGTCCTTGTGATACACAATATAGCACATCAG GGCCGTGGCCCCTTGGACGATTTCAGTTACCTGGATTTGCCCAGTAACTACTTGGACCTTTTCAAACATCACGACCCATTTGGAGGTGATCATCTAAACATATTTGCTGCTGGAATTAAAGCTGCGGACCGTTTACTTACTGTTAGCCATGGTTATGCATGGGAGCTCAAAACGCCTGAAGGTGGTTGGGGCCTTCATGGGATCATTAATGAAAGTGATTGGAAATTCCAAGGCATTGTAAATGGTATCGATACCACTGATTGGAATCCTAGGTGTGATGTCCACCTGAAATCAGATGGATACAGCAACTATTCTCTGGTAACTGTTGAAACAGGTAAAGCACAGTGTAAAGCGGCATTGCAGAAAGAGCTTGGTCTCCCGGTTCGTGGGGATGTTCCTGTGATTGCTTTCATCGGACGGCTAGACAATCAAAAAGGCGTAGACCTGATAGCAGAAGCAATGCCATGGATAGCTGGTCAAGATGTACAGGTAATACTGCTGGGTACCGGGAGGCAAGACCTTGAAGACACACTGAGGAGGCTTGAAAGCCAGCACTACGACCGTGTTAGGGGTTGGGTTGGTTTCTCTGTCAGGTTGGCTCATCGTATGACCGCAGGAACTGATATACTGTTGATGCCGTCAAGGTTCGAGCCTTGCGGGTTGAACCAGCTCTATGCAATGATGTATGGGACCGTGCCGGTGGTGCATGCGGTGGGTGGCCTTCGAGACACCGTCCAGCACTACAATCCATATGAGGAGGCTGGGCTTGGTTGGACTTTTGAAAATGCGGAAGCAAACAGGATGATCGATGCGCTGGGGCACTGCCTGAACACGTACAGGAACTACAAGTCTAGCTGGGAGGGACTCCGGAGGAGAGGGATGATGCAGGACCTAAGCTGGGACACTGCTGCTAAACGCTATGAGGAGGTTCTTGTTGC
- the LOC123043677 gene encoding soluble starch synthase 2-1, chloroplastic/amyloplastic isoform X4, which translates to MAATSSSFFAPPPAALLRHGASPRPTAAASPSSSFRCHGRLQRPSVRVPRRRPAIPAAARPVRFCVNGVYGWPAVLRGWTKRGSRKCLCAAGAHDDAVNQVGEDADHDDDDVRVSNEALRATIRKSREVLAMHRDLLDQLIQISEKKKLISVIEASSIHNGQEPFSGSPFSRSDAVSEGEEIGYDLQMYLDRRSQKSEIRSTHGESISGQHEYYGSLEDKLSYTDVNGSYSKDYEKGHSVTEEIDDNSSSSAAVDVMNIILVAAECAPWSKTGGLGDVAGALPKALSKRGHRVMAIVPMYGNYEEPRQIGEPKRYQVAGQDMEVKYYHAYIDGVDFVFIDNPIFHNVESEIYGGDRTVSNDILKRMILLCKAAVEAPWCVPCGGFCYGDGNLVFIANDWHTALLPVYLKAYYRDNGFMIYARSVLVIHNIAHQGRGPLDDFSYLDLPSNYLDLFKHHDPFGGDHLNIFAAGIKAADRLLTVSHGYAWELKTPEGGWGLHGIINESDWKFQGIVNGIDTTDWNPRCDVHLKSDGYSNYSLVTVETGKAQCKAALQKELGLPVRGDVPVIAFIGRLDNQKGVDLIAEAMPWIAGQDVQVILLGTGRQDLEDTLRRLESQHYDRVRGWVGFSVRLAHRMTAGTDILLMPSRFEPCGLNQLYAMMYGTVPVVHAVGGLRDTVQHYNPYEEAGLGWTFENAEANRMIDALGHCLNTYRNYKSSWEGLRRRGMMQDLSWDTAAKRYEEVLVAAKYQW; encoded by the exons ATGGCGGCCACCTCCTCCTCTTTCTTCGCCCCGCCCCCCGCGGCTCTGCTTCGCCACGGCGCTTCTCCCCGTCCTaccgccgcggcctccccctcctcctccttccgctgCCACGGCCGACTCCAGCGCCCGTCTGTTCGAGTCCCCCGCCGCCGCCCAGCGATCCCAGCGGCCGCCCGACCC GTGAGGTTTTGCGTCAATGGTGTCTATGGGTGGCCGGCGGTACTCAGGGGTTGGACTAAAAGGGGGTCGAGAAAGTGTTTATGCGCCGCTGGGGCACATGACGACGCTGTGAATCAAGTTGGCGAGGATGCCgaccacgacgacgacgatgtccGTGTTTCCAATGAGGCCCTCCGCGCCACCATCCGGAAGAGCAGAGAGGTGCTGGCGATGCACAGAGATCTACTTGATCAG CTTATTCAGATATCAGAAAAGAAGAAGCTCATCTCTGTTATTGAGGCCAGCTCCATTCATAATGGGCAAGAGCCATTCAGTGGTAGTCCCTTTTCACGCTCGGATGCAGTTTCAGAGGGCGAAGAGATTGGCTATGATCTTCAGATGTACCTTGACAGGCGTTCACAGAAATCCGAAATCCGTTCAACTCATGGAGAATCTATTAGTGGCCAGCATGAATACTATGGAAGTTTAGAAGACAAACTTTCCTACACTGATGTTAATGGATCATATAGCAAG GATTATGAAAAGGGACACTCAGTTACTGAGGAAATAGATGACAATTCATCTTCTTCGGCCGCTGTAGATGTTATGAATATCATATTGGTAGCTGCAGAATGTGCTCCTTGGTCGAAAACAG GTGGACTTGGGGATGTTGCCGGAGCTTTGCCTAAGGCTTTGTCAAAGAGAGGTCATCGTGTCATG GCGATAGTACCAATGTATGGGAACTATGAAGAACCTCGCCAAATAGGAGAGCCAAAGAGGTACCAGGTCGCAGGGCAG GATATGGAGGTAAAATATTATCATGCATACATAGATGGCGTGGATTTTGTGTTTATCGACAATCCTATCTTCCACAATGTTGAGAGTGAAATTTATGGTGGAGACCGAACAGTAAGTAAT GATATCTTGAAACGAATGATCTTATTGTGCAAAGCAGctgtagag GCTCCATGGTGTGTTCCATGTGGTGGTTTTTGCTACGGCGATGGAAATCTTGTATTCATAGCAAATGACTGGCACACTGCATTACTGCCTGTTTATTTGAAGGCTTATTATCGTGACAATGGTTTCATGATATATGCCCGCTCTGTCCTTGTGATACACAATATAGCACATCAG GGCCGTGGCCCCTTGGACGATTTCAGTTACCTGGATTTGCCCAGTAACTACTTGGACCTTTTCAAACATCACGACCCATTTGGAGGTGATCATCTAAACATATTTGCTGCTGGAATTAAAGCTGCGGACCGTTTACTTACTGTTAGCCATGGTTATGCATGGGAGCTCAAAACGCCTGAAGGTGGTTGGGGCCTTCATGGGATCATTAATGAAAGTGATTGGAAATTCCAAGGCATTGTAAATGGTATCGATACCACTGATTGGAATCCTAGGTGTGATGTCCACCTGAAATCAGATGGATACAGCAACTATTCTCTGGTAACTGTTGAAACAGGTAAAGCACAGTGTAAAGCGGCATTGCAGAAAGAGCTTGGTCTCCCGGTTCGTGGGGATGTTCCTGTGATTGCTTTCATCGGACGGCTAGACAATCAAAAAGGCGTAGACCTGATAGCAGAAGCAATGCCATGGATAGCTGGTCAAGATGTACAGGTAATACTGCTGGGTACCGGGAGGCAAGACCTTGAAGACACACTGAGGAGGCTTGAAAGCCAGCACTACGACCGTGTTAGGGGTTGGGTTGGTTTCTCTGTCAGGTTGGCTCATCGTATGACCGCAGGAACTGATATACTGTTGATGCCGTCAAGGTTCGAGCCTTGCGGGTTGAACCAGCTCTATGCAATGATGTATGGGACCGTGCCGGTGGTGCATGCGGTGGGTGGCCTTCGAGACACCGTCCAGCACTACAATCCATATGAGGAGGCTGGGCTTGGTTGGACTTTTGAAAATGCGGAAGCAAACAGGATGATCGATGCGCTGGGGCACTGCCTGAACACGTACAGGAACTACAAGTCTAGCTGGGAGGGACTCCGGAGGAGAGGGATGATGCAGGACCTAAGCTGGGACACTGCTGCTAAACGCTATGAGGAGGTTCTTGTTGC
- the LOC123043677 gene encoding soluble starch synthase 2-1, chloroplastic/amyloplastic isoform X3: MAATSSSFFAPPPAALLRHGASPRPTAAASPSSSFRCHGRLQRPSVRVPRRRPAIPAAARPVRFCVNGVYGWPAVLRGWTKRGSRKCLCAAGAHDDAVNQVGEDADHDDDDVRVSNEALRATIRKSREVLAMHRDLLDQISEKKKLISVIEASSIHNGQEPFSGSPFSRSDAVSEGEEIGYDLQMYLDRRSQKSEIRSTHGESISGQHEYYGSLEDKLSYTDVNGSYSKDYEKGHSVTEEIDDNSSSSAAVDVMNIILVAAECAPWSKTGGLGDVAGALPKALSKRGHRVMAIVPMYGNYEEPRQIGEPKRYQVAGQDMEVKYYHAYIDGVDFVFIDNPIFHNVESEIYGGDRTVNFFLQDILKRMILLCKAAVEAPWCVPCGGFCYGDGNLVFIANDWHTALLPVYLKAYYRDNGFMIYARSVLVIHNIAHQGRGPLDDFSYLDLPSNYLDLFKHHDPFGGDHLNIFAAGIKAADRLLTVSHGYAWELKTPEGGWGLHGIINESDWKFQGIVNGIDTTDWNPRCDVHLKSDGYSNYSLVTVETGKAQCKAALQKELGLPVRGDVPVIAFIGRLDNQKGVDLIAEAMPWIAGQDVQVILLGTGRQDLEDTLRRLESQHYDRVRGWVGFSVRLAHRMTAGTDILLMPSRFEPCGLNQLYAMMYGTVPVVHAVGGLRDTVQHYNPYEEAGLGWTFENAEANRMIDALGHCLNTYRNYKSSWEGLRRRGMMQDLSWDTAAKRYEEVLVAAKYQW, translated from the exons ATGGCGGCCACCTCCTCCTCTTTCTTCGCCCCGCCCCCCGCGGCTCTGCTTCGCCACGGCGCTTCTCCCCGTCCTaccgccgcggcctccccctcctcctccttccgctgCCACGGCCGACTCCAGCGCCCGTCTGTTCGAGTCCCCCGCCGCCGCCCAGCGATCCCAGCGGCCGCCCGACCC GTGAGGTTTTGCGTCAATGGTGTCTATGGGTGGCCGGCGGTACTCAGGGGTTGGACTAAAAGGGGGTCGAGAAAGTGTTTATGCGCCGCTGGGGCACATGACGACGCTGTGAATCAAGTTGGCGAGGATGCCgaccacgacgacgacgatgtccGTGTTTCCAATGAGGCCCTCCGCGCCACCATCCGGAAGAGCAGAGAGGTGCTGGCGATGCACAGAGATCTACTTGATCAG ATATCAGAAAAGAAGAAGCTCATCTCTGTTATTGAGGCCAGCTCCATTCATAATGGGCAAGAGCCATTCAGTGGTAGTCCCTTTTCACGCTCGGATGCAGTTTCAGAGGGCGAAGAGATTGGCTATGATCTTCAGATGTACCTTGACAGGCGTTCACAGAAATCCGAAATCCGTTCAACTCATGGAGAATCTATTAGTGGCCAGCATGAATACTATGGAAGTTTAGAAGACAAACTTTCCTACACTGATGTTAATGGATCATATAGCAAG GATTATGAAAAGGGACACTCAGTTACTGAGGAAATAGATGACAATTCATCTTCTTCGGCCGCTGTAGATGTTATGAATATCATATTGGTAGCTGCAGAATGTGCTCCTTGGTCGAAAACAG GTGGACTTGGGGATGTTGCCGGAGCTTTGCCTAAGGCTTTGTCAAAGAGAGGTCATCGTGTCATG GCGATAGTACCAATGTATGGGAACTATGAAGAACCTCGCCAAATAGGAGAGCCAAAGAGGTACCAGGTCGCAGGGCAG GATATGGAGGTAAAATATTATCATGCATACATAGATGGCGTGGATTTTGTGTTTATCGACAATCCTATCTTCCACAATGTTGAGAGTGAAATTTATGGTGGAGACCGAACA GTCAATTTTTTTCTGCAGGATATCTTGAAACGAATGATCTTATTGTGCAAAGCAGctgtagag GCTCCATGGTGTGTTCCATGTGGTGGTTTTTGCTACGGCGATGGAAATCTTGTATTCATAGCAAATGACTGGCACACTGCATTACTGCCTGTTTATTTGAAGGCTTATTATCGTGACAATGGTTTCATGATATATGCCCGCTCTGTCCTTGTGATACACAATATAGCACATCAG GGCCGTGGCCCCTTGGACGATTTCAGTTACCTGGATTTGCCCAGTAACTACTTGGACCTTTTCAAACATCACGACCCATTTGGAGGTGATCATCTAAACATATTTGCTGCTGGAATTAAAGCTGCGGACCGTTTACTTACTGTTAGCCATGGTTATGCATGGGAGCTCAAAACGCCTGAAGGTGGTTGGGGCCTTCATGGGATCATTAATGAAAGTGATTGGAAATTCCAAGGCATTGTAAATGGTATCGATACCACTGATTGGAATCCTAGGTGTGATGTCCACCTGAAATCAGATGGATACAGCAACTATTCTCTGGTAACTGTTGAAACAGGTAAAGCACAGTGTAAAGCGGCATTGCAGAAAGAGCTTGGTCTCCCGGTTCGTGGGGATGTTCCTGTGATTGCTTTCATCGGACGGCTAGACAATCAAAAAGGCGTAGACCTGATAGCAGAAGCAATGCCATGGATAGCTGGTCAAGATGTACAGGTAATACTGCTGGGTACCGGGAGGCAAGACCTTGAAGACACACTGAGGAGGCTTGAAAGCCAGCACTACGACCGTGTTAGGGGTTGGGTTGGTTTCTCTGTCAGGTTGGCTCATCGTATGACCGCAGGAACTGATATACTGTTGATGCCGTCAAGGTTCGAGCCTTGCGGGTTGAACCAGCTCTATGCAATGATGTATGGGACCGTGCCGGTGGTGCATGCGGTGGGTGGCCTTCGAGACACCGTCCAGCACTACAATCCATATGAGGAGGCTGGGCTTGGTTGGACTTTTGAAAATGCGGAAGCAAACAGGATGATCGATGCGCTGGGGCACTGCCTGAACACGTACAGGAACTACAAGTCTAGCTGGGAGGGACTCCGGAGGAGAGGGATGATGCAGGACCTAAGCTGGGACACTGCTGCTAAACGCTATGAGGAGGTTCTTGTTGC
- the LOC123043677 gene encoding soluble starch synthase 2-1, chloroplastic/amyloplastic isoform X5 yields the protein MAATSSSFFAPPPAALLRHGASPRPTAAASPSSSFRCHGRLQRPSVRVPRRRPAIPAAARPVRFCVNGVYGWPAVLRGWTKRGSRKCLCAAGAHDDAVNQVGEDADHDDDDVRVSNEALRATIRKSREVLAMHRDLLDQISEKKKLISVIEASSIHNGQEPFSGSPFSRSDAVSEGEEIGYDLQMYLDRRSQKSEIRSTHGESISGQHEYYGSLEDKLSYTDVNGSYSKDYEKGHSVTEEIDDNSSSSAAVDVMNIILVAAECAPWSKTGGLGDVAGALPKALSKRGHRVMAIVPMYGNYEEPRQIGEPKRYQVAGQDMEVKYYHAYIDGVDFVFIDNPIFHNVESEIYGGDRTDILKRMILLCKAAVEAPWCVPCGGFCYGDGNLVFIANDWHTALLPVYLKAYYRDNGFMIYARSVLVIHNIAHQGRGPLDDFSYLDLPSNYLDLFKHHDPFGGDHLNIFAAGIKAADRLLTVSHGYAWELKTPEGGWGLHGIINESDWKFQGIVNGIDTTDWNPRCDVHLKSDGYSNYSLVTVETGKAQCKAALQKELGLPVRGDVPVIAFIGRLDNQKGVDLIAEAMPWIAGQDVQVILLGTGRQDLEDTLRRLESQHYDRVRGWVGFSVRLAHRMTAGTDILLMPSRFEPCGLNQLYAMMYGTVPVVHAVGGLRDTVQHYNPYEEAGLGWTFENAEANRMIDALGHCLNTYRNYKSSWEGLRRRGMMQDLSWDTAAKRYEEVLVAAKYQW from the exons ATGGCGGCCACCTCCTCCTCTTTCTTCGCCCCGCCCCCCGCGGCTCTGCTTCGCCACGGCGCTTCTCCCCGTCCTaccgccgcggcctccccctcctcctccttccgctgCCACGGCCGACTCCAGCGCCCGTCTGTTCGAGTCCCCCGCCGCCGCCCAGCGATCCCAGCGGCCGCCCGACCC GTGAGGTTTTGCGTCAATGGTGTCTATGGGTGGCCGGCGGTACTCAGGGGTTGGACTAAAAGGGGGTCGAGAAAGTGTTTATGCGCCGCTGGGGCACATGACGACGCTGTGAATCAAGTTGGCGAGGATGCCgaccacgacgacgacgatgtccGTGTTTCCAATGAGGCCCTCCGCGCCACCATCCGGAAGAGCAGAGAGGTGCTGGCGATGCACAGAGATCTACTTGATCAG ATATCAGAAAAGAAGAAGCTCATCTCTGTTATTGAGGCCAGCTCCATTCATAATGGGCAAGAGCCATTCAGTGGTAGTCCCTTTTCACGCTCGGATGCAGTTTCAGAGGGCGAAGAGATTGGCTATGATCTTCAGATGTACCTTGACAGGCGTTCACAGAAATCCGAAATCCGTTCAACTCATGGAGAATCTATTAGTGGCCAGCATGAATACTATGGAAGTTTAGAAGACAAACTTTCCTACACTGATGTTAATGGATCATATAGCAAG GATTATGAAAAGGGACACTCAGTTACTGAGGAAATAGATGACAATTCATCTTCTTCGGCCGCTGTAGATGTTATGAATATCATATTGGTAGCTGCAGAATGTGCTCCTTGGTCGAAAACAG GTGGACTTGGGGATGTTGCCGGAGCTTTGCCTAAGGCTTTGTCAAAGAGAGGTCATCGTGTCATG GCGATAGTACCAATGTATGGGAACTATGAAGAACCTCGCCAAATAGGAGAGCCAAAGAGGTACCAGGTCGCAGGGCAG GATATGGAGGTAAAATATTATCATGCATACATAGATGGCGTGGATTTTGTGTTTATCGACAATCCTATCTTCCACAATGTTGAGAGTGAAATTTATGGTGGAGACCGAACA GATATCTTGAAACGAATGATCTTATTGTGCAAAGCAGctgtagag GCTCCATGGTGTGTTCCATGTGGTGGTTTTTGCTACGGCGATGGAAATCTTGTATTCATAGCAAATGACTGGCACACTGCATTACTGCCTGTTTATTTGAAGGCTTATTATCGTGACAATGGTTTCATGATATATGCCCGCTCTGTCCTTGTGATACACAATATAGCACATCAG GGCCGTGGCCCCTTGGACGATTTCAGTTACCTGGATTTGCCCAGTAACTACTTGGACCTTTTCAAACATCACGACCCATTTGGAGGTGATCATCTAAACATATTTGCTGCTGGAATTAAAGCTGCGGACCGTTTACTTACTGTTAGCCATGGTTATGCATGGGAGCTCAAAACGCCTGAAGGTGGTTGGGGCCTTCATGGGATCATTAATGAAAGTGATTGGAAATTCCAAGGCATTGTAAATGGTATCGATACCACTGATTGGAATCCTAGGTGTGATGTCCACCTGAAATCAGATGGATACAGCAACTATTCTCTGGTAACTGTTGAAACAGGTAAAGCACAGTGTAAAGCGGCATTGCAGAAAGAGCTTGGTCTCCCGGTTCGTGGGGATGTTCCTGTGATTGCTTTCATCGGACGGCTAGACAATCAAAAAGGCGTAGACCTGATAGCAGAAGCAATGCCATGGATAGCTGGTCAAGATGTACAGGTAATACTGCTGGGTACCGGGAGGCAAGACCTTGAAGACACACTGAGGAGGCTTGAAAGCCAGCACTACGACCGTGTTAGGGGTTGGGTTGGTTTCTCTGTCAGGTTGGCTCATCGTATGACCGCAGGAACTGATATACTGTTGATGCCGTCAAGGTTCGAGCCTTGCGGGTTGAACCAGCTCTATGCAATGATGTATGGGACCGTGCCGGTGGTGCATGCGGTGGGTGGCCTTCGAGACACCGTCCAGCACTACAATCCATATGAGGAGGCTGGGCTTGGTTGGACTTTTGAAAATGCGGAAGCAAACAGGATGATCGATGCGCTGGGGCACTGCCTGAACACGTACAGGAACTACAAGTCTAGCTGGGAGGGACTCCGGAGGAGAGGGATGATGCAGGACCTAAGCTGGGACACTGCTGCTAAACGCTATGAGGAGGTTCTTGTTGC